In Chryseobacterium culicis, the following proteins share a genomic window:
- a CDS encoding FAD-dependent monooxygenase, whose protein sequence is MKKIAVVGAGISGLSMANYLEKYKIDYHIYERRKRKDLAGHGFLIPKEGMDYLYQIITPDLLLKNGNFLKKYVQYSHTGKFLAEKDLDNVFAISRHALINLLAQNISQEKISYEETIFYDDQQSDSLKFSDGTNVDADIIVISDGSRSRIRKNLFKDEIMRMVRESEVVNIIQNKEIADSIENDFMKFHHEEGGLTFGILKLSDDTILWYSQFDNQKYTINECSAENLRKYMLEVFENWHPIVPEIIRKSDYKNVHLWNVYELEELNPFYKENTVFIGDAAHPLIPFTSQGVTSALKDSFLLTKYLVEENSVEYAFSKYESERKPEIEVHISNGRILLNQFLLPLNQQTENILPISYK, encoded by the coding sequence ATGAAGAAAATTGCTGTCGTGGGCGCCGGTATTTCCGGCTTAAGCATGGCGAATTACTTAGAAAAATACAAGATTGATTATCACATTTATGAAAGAAGAAAAAGGAAAGATCTGGCTGGTCACGGCTTTCTCATCCCCAAGGAAGGGATGGACTATCTTTATCAAATCATCACTCCTGATCTTCTTCTCAAAAATGGAAATTTCCTAAAAAAATATGTACAGTATTCTCACACCGGAAAATTTCTGGCAGAAAAAGATCTGGATAATGTTTTTGCAATTTCGAGACACGCATTGATTAATCTGTTAGCCCAAAACATTTCTCAAGAAAAGATATCATACGAAGAAACCATATTCTACGATGATCAGCAAAGTGACAGTCTTAAGTTTTCTGACGGAACCAATGTTGATGCAGACATTATTGTTATTTCTGACGGATCCAGAAGCCGCATCAGGAAGAATCTTTTTAAAGATGAAATAATGAGAATGGTAAGAGAAAGTGAAGTTGTCAATATCATTCAGAATAAAGAGATTGCAGATTCTATTGAAAATGACTTTATGAAATTTCATCATGAAGAAGGCGGTCTGACATTCGGGATTCTTAAGCTTTCTGATGATACGATTCTTTGGTATTCACAGTTTGATAACCAAAAATACACAATCAATGAGTGTTCTGCAGAGAATCTAAGAAAATATATGCTTGAAGTTTTTGAAAACTGGCATCCTATAGTTCCGGAAATCATACGAAAATCAGACTATAAAAATGTACATTTATGGAATGTTTATGAACTGGAAGAACTCAATCCATTTTACAAAGAAAACACCGTATTTATCGGTGATGCAGCACATCCGCTGATTCCATTTACAAGCCAGGGCGTTACTTCTGCTTTGAAAGATTCTTTTTTACTAACGAAATATTTAGTTGAAGAAAATTCTGTAGAGTATGCTTTCAGTAAATATGAGTCTGAGAGAAAACCTGAAATCGAGGTTCACATCAGCAATGGGAGGATATTACTCAATCAGTTTTTACTCCCTCTCAACCAACAAACAGAAAATATTTTACCCATATCTTATAAATAA
- a CDS encoding tryptophanase: protein MNLPYAEPFRIKMVEEIYQSTREEREQWLKEANYNLFNLRSSHVYIDLLTDSGTGAMSDRQWSALMTGDESYAGSRSFEQLQQTVESITGFKYLLPTHQGRAAENVLFSVLVKEGDVVPGNSHFDTTKGHIEIRKAHAIDCTIDEAFDINDLHPFKGNINLEKLEEVYKSHPKENIPFCLITITCNSSGGQPVSLENMKAVKALSDQYGIPVFFDSARFAENAYFIKKREAGQENRSIKEICKEIFSYGDGMTMSSKKDGLVNIGGFIALNNEEVFRKASNFTIIYEGFITYGGMAGRDMAALAVGLDEATEFAYLESRISQVEYLGNKLIEYGIPVQKPIGGHAVFIDSLNFLPKVSREEYPAQTLGLEIYKEAGIRTVEIGTLLADRDPATRENRYPKLELVRLAIPRRTYTNNHMDYIAAAIKNVYERREEIAKGYKITWEPEILRHFTVQLEKA from the coding sequence ATGAATTTACCGTACGCGGAACCTTTCCGCATTAAAATGGTGGAGGAAATCTACCAATCTACAAGAGAAGAAAGAGAGCAATGGCTTAAAGAAGCGAATTACAATCTTTTCAATTTAAGATCTTCACATGTTTACATTGACCTGCTTACTGATTCCGGAACCGGAGCAATGTCTGACAGACAATGGTCAGCTTTGATGACAGGAGATGAAAGCTATGCAGGATCCCGTTCTTTCGAACAATTACAGCAAACCGTTGAAAGTATCACAGGATTCAAATATTTATTGCCAACACACCAGGGAAGAGCAGCAGAAAATGTTCTTTTTTCAGTATTGGTAAAAGAAGGGGATGTAGTTCCCGGAAACTCTCATTTTGATACGACAAAAGGACATATCGAAATCAGAAAAGCTCATGCCATCGACTGTACAATTGATGAAGCTTTTGATATTAATGACCTTCACCCTTTCAAAGGAAATATCAATCTTGAAAAACTGGAAGAAGTTTATAAAAGCCATCCTAAAGAAAACATTCCTTTCTGTTTAATTACAATTACCTGTAACTCTTCTGGAGGACAGCCTGTTTCTTTGGAAAACATGAAAGCAGTGAAAGCTCTTTCTGACCAATATGGAATCCCTGTATTCTTTGATTCAGCAAGATTTGCAGAGAATGCTTATTTCATCAAAAAAAGAGAAGCAGGACAGGAAAACAGAAGTATTAAGGAGATCTGTAAAGAGATTTTCTCTTATGGAGACGGGATGACAATGAGCTCTAAAAAAGACGGCTTAGTCAATATAGGAGGTTTCATTGCATTGAATAATGAAGAAGTTTTCAGAAAAGCATCCAATTTTACCATTATCTACGAAGGGTTTATTACTTATGGAGGAATGGCCGGAAGAGATATGGCAGCATTGGCAGTAGGTCTTGATGAAGCTACTGAATTTGCTTACCTTGAAAGCAGAATTTCTCAGGTGGAATATCTGGGGAATAAATTAATAGAATATGGAATCCCTGTTCAGAAACCTATTGGAGGACATGCTGTATTCATTGATTCTTTAAATTTCCTTCCGAAAGTTTCCCGTGAAGAATATCCGGCACAGACCTTAGGACTTGAAATTTATAAGGAAGCAGGGATCAGAACTGTGGAAATCGGAACTTTGTTAGCCGACAGAGATCCTGCAACAAGAGAAAACCGCTATCCGAAGTTAGAATTGGTACGTCTGGCAATTCCTAGAAGAACGTATACCAACAACCATATGGATTATATTGCTGCTGCTATCAAAAACGTATACGAAAGACGTGAAGAAATAGCAAAAGGATACAAGATCACCTGGGAACCGGAAATCTTAAGACATTTTACTGTTCAGCTTGAAAAAGCTTAA
- a CDS encoding DUF502 domain-containing protein yields MKKPSFENIANLFLKNFFQGLVIIGPIGLTIFVIWYIVSAIDNLVPSLAKQIPGLVFVSIILFTAILGYLGNKFVVGRFFFDTMDSLLEKTPGVKHIYTPTKDVMSSFVGDKKKFNDPVWVKTNENPEIWRIGFLTQKEMSDVDKHNYVAVYLPHSYAISGWVIVTEEKNIKPVVGMTAASAMKFAVSGGVAGFHSDENIFKAPE; encoded by the coding sequence TTGAAGAAGCCAAGCTTTGAAAATATCGCCAATCTATTCCTGAAAAATTTTTTCCAGGGGCTCGTGATCATTGGTCCTATCGGGCTTACCATTTTTGTCATCTGGTATATCGTAAGTGCGATTGACAACCTTGTTCCTTCTTTGGCCAAGCAGATTCCGGGGCTCGTATTTGTATCCATCATTCTGTTTACGGCTATTTTAGGATATTTAGGAAATAAATTCGTTGTCGGAAGATTCTTTTTCGATACGATGGACAGCTTACTGGAGAAAACTCCGGGAGTAAAACATATCTATACTCCTACGAAAGACGTGATGTCTTCATTCGTGGGCGATAAGAAAAAATTCAACGATCCTGTATGGGTAAAAACCAATGAGAATCCGGAAATCTGGAGAATCGGCTTTTTAACCCAAAAAGAAATGTCGGACGTTGACAAGCATAATTACGTTGCGGTATATCTTCCCCACTCGTACGCCATCTCGGGCTGGGTAATTGTTACTGAAGAAAAAAACATCAAACCTGTAGTGGGAATGACAGCGGCTTCTGCCATGAAGTTCGCAGTGAGTGGCGGTGTAGCCGGATTCCATTCTGATGAAAATATATTTAAGGCTCCGGAATAA
- a CDS encoding tRNA-(ms[2]io[6]A)-hydroxylase has protein sequence MFKLKLPTDPRWANIAEGNIGEILTDHAWCEQKAATNAIGLITMLPEYPEIVTELLAIAQEELDHFNQVHEIIKKRGFTFGRARKDDYVNELAKFIVQGTREDLIVDKMLFAAMIEARSCERFKVLTENIKDEELKVFYKELMISEANHYTTFIRFARQLGDPEKVNKRWEEWLEYEANIIKSYGNKETIHG, from the coding sequence ATGTTTAAGTTGAAACTACCTACCGATCCAAGGTGGGCAAATATTGCAGAAGGAAACATTGGAGAAATTTTAACGGATCATGCCTGGTGTGAGCAAAAAGCAGCCACCAATGCCATAGGGCTGATTACAATGCTTCCGGAATATCCTGAGATTGTGACCGAACTTCTTGCCATTGCACAGGAAGAATTAGATCATTTTAATCAGGTGCATGAAATCATTAAGAAAAGAGGTTTTACTTTTGGAAGAGCCAGAAAAGATGATTATGTCAATGAACTGGCAAAATTTATTGTGCAGGGAACCAGAGAAGACCTCATCGTAGATAAAATGCTTTTTGCAGCTATGATTGAAGCCAGAAGCTGCGAAAGATTTAAGGTTCTTACCGAAAACATCAAAGACGAAGAGCTTAAGGTTTTCTACAAAGAACTGATGATTTCTGAAGCCAATCATTATACAACTTTCATAAGGTTTGCAAGACAGCTTGGAGATCCTGAAAAAGTAAACAAACGTTGGGAAGAATGGCTGGAATATGAGGCCAATATTATTAAATCCTACGGAAACAAAGAAACCATCCACGGTTAA
- a CDS encoding acyltransferase family protein: MNRDLYIDFAKGLATLSIIFIHTAFWSGQFYIPAEVRVFSLVFDVALFYALSGITSGANIEKTLYRLLKLQITYMIFVTFLFFLDYFFKVFGLSFFSMEWLQSFYSTFGSKYSTTSISVYPQWENLGNWYLHQYTNADTFPVVMGSFWYLKVYYILTVFGVLILRFFPKHIHWFIGLCIGLTLLFNIFPEYYPAGQVGYVAFYLAVFLIGHTMRGKKIPAKAIPVLYALVGAALIGMFWYYGGDIFYKINKNKFPPKIPYIIWALFSLVTLFVLYNRLKITKENFITYIGKNAIFFYFAQGISSSLVYFLVVPLKENMPWWLLMIIIYGINIVLAFIISAGLKKVDTSGWNILEFLRRKTAS, translated from the coding sequence ATGAACAGAGATCTCTACATTGATTTCGCCAAAGGACTGGCCACACTTTCCATCATATTTATCCATACCGCTTTCTGGTCTGGGCAGTTTTATATTCCCGCAGAAGTAAGAGTGTTTTCTCTGGTCTTTGATGTCGCACTTTTTTATGCGTTGAGCGGTATTACTTCGGGAGCAAATATTGAAAAAACATTATACCGTCTTCTGAAACTGCAGATCACTTATATGATTTTTGTAACCTTCCTTTTCTTTTTAGATTACTTCTTTAAAGTATTTGGATTGAGTTTCTTTTCTATGGAATGGCTCCAGAGTTTTTACTCCACCTTTGGTTCCAAATATTCAACAACCAGTATTTCAGTCTATCCCCAATGGGAAAATCTTGGAAATTGGTATCTTCATCAGTACACCAACGCCGATACCTTCCCTGTGGTAATGGGAAGCTTCTGGTATCTAAAAGTATATTATATCCTCACCGTTTTCGGGGTATTAATTTTAAGATTTTTCCCAAAACATATCCATTGGTTCATCGGACTTTGTATAGGTTTAACACTGCTATTCAACATCTTTCCGGAATATTATCCAGCGGGACAGGTGGGATATGTTGCTTTCTATCTTGCTGTCTTTTTAATTGGCCACACCATGCGTGGAAAAAAGATTCCAGCCAAAGCAATTCCTGTATTATATGCACTTGTGGGTGCAGCACTTATAGGGATGTTCTGGTACTATGGAGGTGATATCTTCTATAAAATCAATAAGAATAAGTTTCCTCCAAAAATCCCTTATATCATCTGGGCATTATTCTCTCTGGTAACTTTATTTGTCCTTTATAACCGACTGAAGATTACAAAAGAAAACTTCATCACCTATATCGGGAAGAATGCCATTTTCTTCTACTTTGCACAGGGAATCAGTTCTTCTCTGGTTTATTTCCTGGTAGTTCCATTAAAAGAAAACATGCCGTGGTGGCTTTTGATGATCATTATTTATGGTATTAATATCGTTTTGGCCTTCATTATTTCGGCAGGATTGAAAAAAGTAGATACATCAGGTTGGAATATTCTGGAATTCTTAAGAAGAAAGACCGCATCTTAA
- a CDS encoding metalloprotease produces MKRNFNLCLLAGAIAVTSLTACSDDQMDNNVQPQQEAQSAKIDQPGTTEKGCSYVDNNWSSNSVLLTGLQNTTDTNFMNGQMTKIASMWGRSNPTLRFVNDPSNFNSTYNAISYSTGKIYYGYAIYYDAKSKGGDIVNAMILAHEYGHQLQYIFNLPSVSESTYRPNELEADGFAGYYLRRPNGYNKTSFPEIAAAYEFAQSIGDYQTTSVNHHGTPAQRRSAVRLGFLLGQYDLNASNFDYNFFYYYQGVLNGTYKMAKNTVNPEIDAYMSQYIDELRKIQSGEISAEEFKHLQ; encoded by the coding sequence ATGAAAAGAAACTTTAATCTCTGCTTACTAGCAGGTGCCATTGCTGTAACTTCATTAACAGCATGTAGTGATGACCAAATGGACAACAATGTTCAACCTCAACAAGAAGCACAGAGTGCAAAAATTGATCAGCCAGGAACTACTGAAAAAGGGTGTTCTTATGTTGACAACAACTGGAGCTCCAATTCAGTTTTACTGACTGGGCTTCAAAACACCACAGACACCAATTTTATGAACGGTCAGATGACTAAAATTGCAAGCATGTGGGGAAGAAGCAATCCTACGCTGCGTTTTGTAAACGATCCATCCAATTTCAATTCAACCTATAATGCGATTTCCTACTCCACAGGAAAGATCTATTATGGATATGCAATCTATTATGATGCAAAATCAAAAGGAGGTGATATTGTAAACGCAATGATTCTTGCTCACGAATATGGGCATCAGCTGCAGTACATCTTCAATCTGCCTTCTGTATCAGAATCAACATACAGACCGAACGAACTTGAAGCGGATGGCTTTGCAGGATATTATCTGAGAAGACCTAACGGGTACAACAAAACCAGTTTCCCGGAAATTGCAGCAGCCTATGAATTTGCTCAAAGCATTGGGGACTATCAGACAACGAGTGTTAACCATCACGGAACACCTGCACAAAGAAGATCAGCAGTTCGTTTAGGATTCCTTTTAGGACAGTATGATCTTAATGCTTCAAATTTCGATTATAACTTCTTCTATTATTATCAGGGAGTATTAAACGGAACTTATAAGATGGCTAAGAATACCGTAAATCCTGAAATTGACGCGTATATGAGTCAATATATTGATGAACTTAGAAAAATTCAGTCAGGAGAAATTTCTGCGGAAGAATTTAAACATCTTCAATAA
- the rplU gene encoding 50S ribosomal protein L21, which translates to MFAIVEIAGLQYKVEQDQKLFVNRLKGDKGGKVSFDKVLLTVNGAITVGAPAVNGITVEAEILDHVKADKVIVFKKKRRKGYKVKNGHRQSLTQIVITGITGFEGGAKKAAAKKETVKGEVLSDNATVNFGEDHELNYHLKKNNLSQSKENRETLITLGKAVKVELEKNILTHEEVDAAIIKNIDQFKALNK; encoded by the coding sequence ATGTTTGCAATTGTAGAAATAGCAGGGCTTCAATACAAAGTTGAGCAAGACCAGAAGTTGTTTGTAAACCGTTTAAAAGGAGATAAAGGAGGAAAAGTTTCTTTCGATAAAGTTCTTCTTACTGTAAACGGTGCAATCACTGTAGGCGCCCCAGCTGTAAACGGAATCACTGTAGAAGCAGAGATCCTTGACCACGTAAAAGCTGATAAAGTAATCGTTTTCAAAAAGAAAAGAAGAAAAGGTTACAAAGTGAAAAACGGTCACAGACAATCTTTAACTCAAATCGTAATCACTGGGATTACAGGATTTGAAGGTGGAGCTAAAAAAGCTGCTGCTAAAAAAGAAACTGTGAAAGGTGAAGTTCTTTCTGACAACGCAACTGTTAACTTTGGTGAAGATCACGAGTTGAACTATCACTTAAAGAAAAACAACTTGTCTCAGTCTAAAGAGAACAGAGAAACTTTAATTACTTTAGGTAAAGCAGTTAAAGTTGAATTAGAAAAGAATATTCTTACTCATGAAGAAGTAGATGCTGCTATCATTAAGAATATCGATCAATTTAAAGCACTTAATAAATAA
- the rpmA gene encoding 50S ribosomal protein L27, translating to MAHKKGVGSSKNGRESHSKRLGVKIFGGQEAIAGNIIVRQRGTQHHPGDNVGIGKDHTLFALVDGKVVFRKKANNRSFVSVEPNA from the coding sequence ATGGCACACAAGAAAGGAGTCGGTAGTTCCAAGAACGGTAGAGAGTCTCACTCTAAAAGATTAGGTGTGAAGATTTTCGGAGGACAAGAAGCTATTGCCGGAAATATTATTGTTAGACAAAGAGGTACTCAACACCACCCAGGTGATAACGTGGGAATCGGTAAAGATCACACTTTGTTTGCATTAGTAGATGGTAAAGTAGTTTTCAGAAAGAAAGCAAACAACAGATCTTTCGTATCTGTAGAACCAAACGCATAA
- a CDS encoding bacteriocin-like protein encodes MKNVRKLTRTNLKGVTGGVAAVCPSMFQSCDEWCRWSPWQKSHCMLSQPCTECFE; translated from the coding sequence ATGAAAAATGTAAGAAAATTAACCAGAACGAATTTAAAAGGAGTAACCGGAGGTGTGGCAGCAGTATGTCCTTCCATGTTTCAGTCCTGTGACGAATGGTGCAGATGGTCTCCGTGGCAGAAATCACACTGTATGCTTTCTCAGCCATGTACAGAATGTTTCGAATAA
- a CDS encoding bacteriocin-like protein, which translates to MKNLRKLTKKNLKEINGGAGAVWCPPKPITSCGTWCGLTKEQKMRCLLDVEEPCECF; encoded by the coding sequence ATGAAAAATTTAAGAAAATTAACCAAGAAGAATCTGAAAGAAATCAACGGAGGAGCGGGTGCAGTATGGTGTCCACCAAAACCAATTACTTCATGTGGTACGTGGTGCGGACTGACGAAGGAGCAGAAAATGCGTTGTCTGCTTGACGTGGAAGAACCTTGTGAGTGTTTTTAA
- a CDS encoding DUF5686 family protein, whose translation MLNNNSQKHYLLFFFLILSSSVCAQNRASGKVVDEKNNKELNKVDIFINNDKTPSLTTTSGSFIVQSDSIIHQLRFSRKNYTTETLDITPENAENIFVQLSQAKVSDIQEIVLQSGKTKYKNKKENPAYAIMQKVWAQKRNNGLEKFDTYSYKEYEKTQFDLNNLDSAFMKKKIFNKLDFIFDYADSTASGRLGLPIFLNEAVYENFGKNRPDKDSKRTLVAQKTSGFQDNQVITVSAKNLYRDINIYDNTLNYFDIGFQSPVGTDGFSTYDYSLMDTITIRGEKAFQIRYQPKRKDILAFQGNLYIDTDTYAVLGATLKSTQKINVNFVNSVYTQVEYDNPDDATFLPKKLVTEFEMSPFSKKKGAKSIIAKRSVDYSDYQFNKPLDPKVFKRTEEEYEDKFTNKDEAYWTKARPDTLSKAEQGVYNMLDQLQQTPKFNRMVKLFETLGSRYYNAFKGIDIGPIFSIYGRNEVEGDRIRLGARTYFGLNDTWRAQFYTAYGFKDQQFKYGVEARYMFNKLNRFMIGAGTSRDIVQLGGQLTSGDGVTPQSSSSSTFFARGENISLSSVNKTSVFAAIEPWKNFQIRIDGVMQSIKSAIPEKFNLMYYKDGQLRQTVNDSHVTISLIAKPGAKFSQTGIDRYQARNLAPTIVLRYTRGIEGLFNADFNYDKLQFMLYKPFLIGSVGKLVVNFEAGKNFNTVPLALQNIIPANLSYGLVPNTFSQLNYYEFVADAYTTLQLEHHFNGKILSYIPLIKKLKLREVAFIRGAYGTLSDAAKAINVEGFRYSAPSEHIYYEYGFGIENIGIGNLRIFRVDFNWRGNYLDRPDISKFGVKAGFQVGF comes from the coding sequence ATGTTAAACAATAACTCCCAAAAACACTATCTTTTATTTTTTTTTCTGATTCTCTCCAGTTCCGTATGCGCTCAAAACAGGGCCAGCGGTAAGGTGGTTGACGAAAAGAACAATAAAGAACTGAATAAAGTTGATATTTTTATCAACAATGATAAGACTCCTTCCCTGACGACAACTTCAGGTAGTTTCATCGTTCAGTCAGACAGCATCATTCATCAGTTAAGATTTTCCAGAAAAAATTATACTACAGAAACCCTTGATATCACTCCCGAAAATGCTGAAAATATTTTCGTACAGCTTTCACAGGCTAAAGTAAGTGATATTCAAGAGATTGTTCTTCAAAGTGGTAAAACAAAATATAAGAACAAGAAAGAAAACCCGGCTTATGCGATTATGCAGAAAGTCTGGGCTCAAAAAAGAAATAACGGACTGGAGAAATTCGATACCTATTCGTATAAGGAGTACGAAAAAACACAGTTTGATCTTAACAATCTTGACAGTGCGTTCATGAAGAAAAAGATTTTCAACAAACTGGATTTTATTTTTGACTATGCAGATTCCACAGCTAGTGGAAGATTAGGCCTCCCTATTTTCCTAAATGAAGCCGTTTATGAGAATTTTGGTAAAAACAGACCTGATAAGGACAGCAAAAGAACATTAGTTGCTCAAAAGACCTCAGGTTTTCAGGACAATCAGGTGATTACGGTTTCTGCTAAAAACTTATATCGTGATATCAATATCTACGACAATACTTTAAATTATTTCGATATTGGTTTCCAAAGCCCTGTGGGAACGGATGGCTTCAGCACCTATGACTATAGTCTGATGGACACCATTACTATTCGTGGGGAAAAAGCCTTCCAGATAAGATACCAGCCTAAAAGAAAAGACATCCTTGCATTCCAGGGAAATCTTTATATTGATACAGATACCTATGCTGTTTTAGGAGCAACATTGAAATCAACACAGAAAATCAATGTCAACTTTGTCAACAGTGTGTATACTCAGGTGGAATATGACAACCCTGATGACGCTACATTTCTTCCTAAAAAACTGGTTACGGAATTTGAAATGAGTCCTTTTTCAAAAAAGAAAGGAGCGAAAAGCATCATAGCCAAAAGATCGGTAGATTATTCCGATTATCAATTCAACAAACCTCTTGATCCTAAAGTATTCAAACGCACCGAAGAAGAATACGAAGACAAGTTTACCAATAAAGATGAAGCCTACTGGACTAAAGCCAGACCTGATACTTTATCTAAAGCAGAGCAGGGAGTATACAACATGCTTGATCAGCTTCAGCAGACTCCTAAATTCAACAGGATGGTAAAACTGTTTGAAACGCTTGGTTCAAGATATTATAATGCATTTAAAGGAATAGATATTGGTCCTATATTTTCAATTTACGGAAGAAATGAGGTAGAAGGAGACAGAATAAGATTAGGAGCAAGAACCTATTTTGGATTGAATGATACCTGGAGAGCTCAGTTTTATACAGCCTACGGATTCAAAGATCAACAGTTCAAATATGGGGTTGAGGCAAGATATATGTTCAATAAGCTTAACCGTTTTATGATTGGAGCAGGAACCAGCAGAGATATTGTTCAGCTTGGAGGACAGCTTACCTCCGGTGATGGGGTTACCCCACAATCTTCATCTTCCAGTACCTTTTTTGCAAGAGGAGAAAACATTTCTTTAAGCTCTGTAAACAAAACAAGTGTCTTTGCTGCTATTGAACCCTGGAAAAACTTCCAGATCCGAATAGACGGAGTAATGCAGAGTATTAAGTCTGCTATTCCGGAGAAATTCAATCTGATGTATTATAAAGATGGCCAGCTGAGACAAACAGTGAATGACTCTCATGTTACCATCAGTTTAATTGCAAAACCCGGGGCAAAATTCTCACAAACCGGAATTGACCGTTACCAGGCCAGAAACTTAGCTCCAACTATTGTTTTAAGATATACAAGAGGTATTGAAGGGTTATTTAATGCAGATTTCAACTATGACAAGTTGCAGTTTATGCTTTATAAACCTTTCCTGATTGGAAGTGTGGGAAAACTAGTGGTGAATTTTGAGGCCGGAAAGAACTTTAATACAGTTCCTTTGGCACTACAGAATATCATTCCTGCCAACCTTTCCTATGGTTTGGTACCCAATACATTCTCTCAGCTTAACTATTATGAATTTGTGGCTGATGCCTATACCACCCTTCAGCTGGAGCACCATTTTAACGGTAAGATACTTTCTTATATTCCGCTGATTAAAAAACTGAAACTTAGAGAGGTTGCCTTCATCAGAGGAGCGTATGGAACATTAAGTGATGCGGCCAAGGCAATCAATGTGGAAGGCTTCAGATATTCAGCGCCCAGCGAACATATTTATTATGAATACGGATTCGGGATTGAAAATATAGGAATCGGAAACCTTAGAATCTTCAGAGTTGATTTCAACTGGAGAGGTAATTACCTTGACAGACCGGATATCTCAAAATTCGGTGTTAAAGCGGGTTTCCAGGTAGGATTCTAA
- a CDS encoding AAA family ATPase codes for MPYLSRIYLKDNHPQDFPFTLPFLREGLDIRLKSNVTFFVGENGIGKSTLLEAIADKCNFNVAGGNRNHNYNFHKTESMLSEYLTLSWRHKTSQGFFMRAESFFNFATYIDEVAEEDQRVLEAYGGKSLHQQSHGEAFLSLFHNHFQHGIYLLDEPEAALSPQRQLSLLSIIHKLEKTGKAQFIISSHSPILMSYPTAEIYLLDDKIQKIHYKETEHYQLTKNFLESPERYFQHLFEDI; via the coding sequence ATGCCTTATTTATCCAGGATTTATTTAAAAGATAATCATCCACAAGACTTCCCTTTCACCCTGCCTTTTTTGCGCGAGGGCTTAGATATTAGACTAAAAAGTAATGTTACCTTTTTTGTTGGCGAAAATGGAATTGGAAAATCCACGCTGCTTGAAGCCATTGCAGACAAGTGTAATTTCAATGTTGCCGGAGGAAATCGCAATCATAATTACAACTTTCATAAAACAGAATCGATGCTGTCGGAATATCTTACTCTTTCCTGGCGTCATAAAACTTCTCAAGGTTTTTTCATGAGGGCTGAAAGTTTTTTCAACTTTGCGACCTATATTGACGAAGTTGCTGAAGAGGATCAAAGAGTTCTGGAAGCCTATGGAGGGAAATCTTTACACCAACAGTCCCATGGTGAAGCATTTCTATCATTATTCCATAACCATTTTCAACACGGAATTTATCTTCTTGATGAACCGGAAGCTGCTTTATCACCACAAAGGCAACTTTCCTTACTCTCTATTATTCACAAATTAGAAAAAACAGGGAAGGCTCAGTTTATAATTTCAAGCCATTCTCCGATCTTAATGAGTTATCCGACTGCAGAAATTTATCTGCTTGATGATAAAATTCAAAAAATACACTATAAAGAAACAGAGCATTATCAGCTCACAAAGAATTTTTTGGAATCACCAGAACGTTATTTTCAACATTTATTTGAAGACATCTAG